Within Planctomycetaceae bacterium, the genomic segment GACGCCTATCGCCAGCCGGTTCTGCTGAGCCGCCACGTCCCGGCTGTGCCGATCCGAATTCGCCAGTGATTCGACAGCAGCCGGAGATTCTTCGAATGCCAGCGCCTGCTCAACCGTCGCCGGCACGTCAACCGGCTCAAACGGCTGCATTCCGTCGATGGCCACCAGCACTCGCAGGTCGAAGTTGGAAACTTCCAGCGTCAAACGGTAGCTGGTCGCGGAATCCATCGAGTCCGCAACGGCAAACCGGCCCGTTCGCACGGCCTGTCGGGTGGAATCCGACACCAGTACCGCCGTGCCGTCGCTGACATCCAGATGCAGCTCAAACACTTCGTTTCGCACCGGAATGTTGACCTGAACCGCCTGGGGAGTCACCTGCCAGGCCAGTTCCGCCTTCAGAAACAGGTCTCTCACGGGATACTCGGGCGACGAAACCATCGCGTTGTAGCCATACCGATCGGTGGCCGGCGCCAGGTGAGACATCGCCGCCAGCCGATACACGGCGTTCTGAAAAATGGGGCTTTGCGCGTTCGAAATCAGGTCGCGCTGCATCTCCGGAGGCATCACTCCGTCGCATCGCAGCACCTGAGCTGTCCGGTCGTATTCGACGCGAGCCGCCCAGGAGACCGGTATGCGGTCAAATCGCGTCAGGAATGCGTTCCAATCCGGAATCGCGTCCTTCGCTGCCAGAGGAACCTCCACCGGAAAATCGCCGCCGAACCATCGCCAGTTGTGAAAGCTTAGCCAGCTATCTTCAGATCCGCTGTGCGACTCAGTCTGACTGTTATTGTCACTGTTGTCCTTTTCTCCAAATTTTTCATTTTCAGTGGTCAGCGAACCATCGGCAAACTTCCAGGATCCCGTCATCTGCCAGGGAAGCTCCCAGTCGGCCGCGGAGGGCACGAACCGGACATCGAACACGGGAATTCGCATGTCGCACTGGTTCTCGTAGCTCTTGCGAGCGATCTCGCCGCCAACGTACAGGTCGCCATCAACGATGCGAAGCGTTTCCGCCGGCAGCCCCACAACGCGTTTGACGTACGATTCGCCGGGGCTTGCCGGATTGCGAAACACGACACGTTCCCAGCGTTCGGGACGCCGCAGGTCAAAGACGTGCTTGTGAACCAAGAGCTGATCGCCGTGATTCTGCGGAACGGCGCTGACGTCGATGTTGACCTGGCCACAGTTCGGACACGTGGCAAATGCGTCGGAGACGTCGGAATCCGCAGCCGACAGCGTATCCGGGTCCACGGATTCGTCGAACGAGACGCCGAACGCAAACAGGTAATGGCACTGGGGACACTGGACCTGTTTGTGGAAACCCAGCAGCCCGGGAGCCATCGAGCCCGTGGAAATCATGTAGCCTTCCAGAATCAGCCCGCAGCAGAATCACGGCGATGACGAATGACGAAGCCAGATCCGTCAGACCTCGCAGCCATCGCAGGTTTGATTCGTGGCGGGATTCAGACGGGAACAACATGCAAAGTCACGGATGTGGAGCCCGGAACGGCGCGATTCTGGATTACTGCCACTCCGATTCTACGACCCGGGGCTGTCATTGCCACGGGAAAGGCCGAACCCTGTCGGCCGCAGCAGCATTCGGCAGCGTCGCAAGTTTTCGAACATGGGTGAAGTCCGATCCCAGCGATCCCTGCGAAATCTACTGCCCGTCAGGCTGCAGCAATGGTCAAAAATCGCTACCTTTCCCGTCGTGCGAAAAAGCCGCTCAGGGAATTGTCCGGTTCAGCGGGACTGGCGGCCACGCAGCAGATGGACTCGCCGCGGCGTTCGCTGCGAACAGGCCATCTCGCGGCCTTCCACTCACTGCTCAACCGAACACAGAAATGCCCATCCAGCCGTCTGTTCTGATCGAAGTCAAACGTACCAGAAACAAGGGTCGCGGCGTCTTCGCCCGCGAATTCATTGCCGCCGGGACTGTCATCGAACGAGTCCCCGTGCTGGTGATTCCCGAAGAAGAAGTCTACGAGGCTCCGGGAAACCCGCTGCTGCTGGACTATGTGTTTGAATGGGGAAAGGGCACCGTGGGGCTGGCGGCGCTGGGGTTCGGTTCGCTGTACAACCATTCGTACCAGCCGAATGCCCGCTACGACGACGAAGGTCGTCAGACAAAAGTGTTCACGGCCCTTCGAGACATCTCGTCCGGCGAAGAAATCACGATCAACTACAACGGCCACGAAGATGACGCAAGCCCGGTTCACTTCCGGGTTTGTGAAACGACCGCCGCATCGCCTCTCAGATCCCTGCGCGGAGGCGGCGCCGGTTCGCTCCTGAGATTGCGGCGGTCGCGGCAAAAGTCCTTGTGTGGCGAAGAAGTCCTGCCTGCGTTGAATCGCCGCCGCAGCGCGGTCTGTGGATTTCACGCTTGCTGCCGCCGGCGCTCGTCTGGTGCCGCCGGCGCTCGTTTGCTGCCGGAAAGCGCGGGAACTCACGCCACGGTGGCTGGCTGGCGGCTTCTCAACGGCAGTGACCGGAGTCCCGGCCTGGCAAATCAAGGCGGTTCCTGCGCTGGTGGCGTTGAACTGACCACGGACGGACATAGGATGCTGTCAGGTCGTGAGATCTGCCTCGCGGCATTCCCAACCATTAACCGGAATTCTGATTCATGGCGTCGGTGGAACAAATTCGCAGCCTCGCCTCACAGGTTATCGATCCCGAGCTGAACAGGCCGCTGGGCGAATTACGGATGATCGCCGATACATGCGCCAACGGAAGCTCGTTCGTTGTCACCGTCGAATTGCCGACTCCCGCGTATCCGGATCCTGACCGCCTGGCCGAACTGATTCGTGAAAACGCCGAACCGGCGCTGGACGACGGCCAGTCCATCGAGGTGTCCATCACGTCGAAGGTCCGGGGCAAAGACGCCGGCGGACGCATTGGGCTGACGATTCACAACATCATCGCCGTGGGCAGCGGCAAGGGCGGCGTCGGCAAGAGCACCGTCGCGGCGGCTCTGGCGTGCGGACTGCAGTCGTTCGGCTGCCGTGTCGGCCTGATGGACGCCGACGTCTATGGCCCCAGCATTCCTCACATGCTGAACGCCGGCGGCAAACCCGCGGCGGTCGAACACGAGACTCCCGACGGACAGACGTTCGCCCGCATGGAACCGATCGATGTTCACGGCCTGAAGCTGATGTCGATGGGATTTTTCATCGAACAGGGCCAGTCCGTCGTCTGGCGCGGACCGATGCTGCACAAAGCGCTGACACAGTTTCTGAGGGACACGGAATGGGGTGAACTCGATTACCTGATCATCGACCTGCCGCCGGGCACGGGCGACGTTTCGCTGACGCTGTCGCAGCAGGTCGGCCTGGCAGGAGCCGTCGTCGTTTGTACTCCGCAGCAGGTCGCCCTGCTGGATGCGATCAAAGCCGTCGATATGTATCAGAAGGTCAATGTTCCGGTCCTGGGATTTGTCGAAAACATGACCGGCGAAATCTTCGGGCGCGGCGGAGCGAAAAAGTTCGCGGAAGAACTAAGCGTTCCGTTTCTGGGTGAAGTTCCGATTCAGGCCTGCATCCGCGAATACTGCGACCGTGGGCGGATGTTCGAACTTCTGAACGACGACAATCCGGCCCGTGAATCGCTGCGAGCGATGTGCCAAAACGTCGCCATGCAGGTCGCTCGAAACCTGATCGAAACCCCGGCCGCTCCGACCCTGGAGATTCTTTAGTCTGCCATGTCCAACACCGCTGCCATTGATGAACTGCTTGAAGAATTTGAGGCGTTGGAAGACTGGGAAGAACAGTGCGACTTCCTGATCGACCTGGGTCTTGAACTTCCCGAGTTTCCCGAAGACCAGAAGATCGAACAGAACATCGTCCACGGGTGTCAGAGTCGTGTGTGGATGATCGCCGAACCGACTCACGCCGGCGGGGAGACAACCATCACAATCAAAGCCGACAGCGATGCCATGATCGTGAAGGGACTGATCGCGGTGCTGCTGGCGACCTATTCAGGCCACACTCCACAGCAGATCCTGTCAACCGACGTCGCGGCGCTGTTCAAACGCATGAAGCTGGACAAGCATCTCAGTCCCAGCCGCCGCAATGGACTGTTCGGCATGGTCCAGCGAATTCAGAACTTCGCGGCACAGCACGCCGCGTGAAGTTGCCACCACGATGACCACATCGACGATCAACCGCACGACCACTTACGACGCTGCCGCCGTCCGTCGCCAGTTTCCGGTGCTGAACCAGACGCTGCAAAAAGGGCTGACGCCCGTGTATCTGGACAGCGGCGCGTCCGCTCAGAAGCCGCAGATTGTCATCGACAAGGAACGCGAAGTCGAAGAACAGTACTTCGCGAACGCTCACCGCGGCCGGTACAGCTTCGGAGCCAGGATCGACGACGAACTGGAGGCAGCTCGGCAGAAGATCGCCGACTTCATCAGCGCTCCGTCGGCCGAACAGGTCGCATTCTGCAGCGGGACGACGATGGCGATCAACATGATTGCCTCCGGCTGGGGACGTCGGCACGTTAAGGCCGGCGACGAAATCCTGATCAACGAAATGGAACACCACGCCAACTTCGTTCCCTGGCAGCAGCTCGCCCTGCAGACCGGAGCCACGCTGCGGTTCATCCCGCTGACCGATGACGGTCGGCTGGACGTGAATCGCCTGCCGGACGTGCTGACTTCAAAGACAAAAGTTCTGGCCGTCACGGCGATGTCGAACGTGCTGGGAACTGTGAATCCCATTCGCGAACTGGCGAAGCGGGCTCACGACGTCGGCGCGATCGTCGTTGTCGATGGTGCTCAGAGCGTCCCGCACCTGCCGACCGACGTGGCAGCAGACGACGTCGATTTTCTGGTGTTTTCCGGTCACAAGGTTTACGGCCCCACGGGAATCGGTGTGCTGTACGGTAAGGCGGAACGGCTGGAAGAAACGGACCCGATCGTGTTCGGCGGGCACATGATCGAACGAGTCTTCCGGGACCATTCCACCTGGGCGCCGCCGCCGGCGAAGTTCGAAGCGGGCACGCTGCCCATCGTCCAGGCGATTGCTCTGGGCACGGCCATCGACTGGGTCACGGAGCTCGGGCTGGACAACATCCACCGGCACGAAACCTCTCTGCTGACATCCGCGACGCAGGCGCTGCAGCAGATTCCGGGAATGAAGATCTACGGGCCGGCGCTCGACCACAAGGGAGCGATCATCAGCTTTCGGATTGACAATCTGCACCCGGAAGACCTTGCCGCGATGCTGGATCGGAAGGCGGTCTTCACGCGCCACGGCCACCACTGCACGATGCCGCTGCACGATCTGCTGAAAGTCACGGCCACTACGCGAGCCAGCTTTGCCGCGTACAACACTCCGGAAGACGTCGCCGCTCTGATCGCCGCCATCCACTTCGCGCGTGAAAAGCTGCGGCTGGTGTAAGTCAGCGACGCCGCTCCAGTCGCTCCAGAATCGGTTCCATCATCGGCAGTTCGGTGTAGAACATGGCGCTGGGATCGATACCTGCGGCTTCCAGCCGATCACTGCGATCCCGAATGCTCGGGAACTCGGCGATCCATGGCAGCACCACCAGCCAGATGGTCGCGATGACGATAGTGGCCAGGATGAGTCGAATCGTGCCCTGCAGCGACGGGCCTGCTTCGTGATTTTCTTCGGACATGCCAGGTGAATTACTCTCGGGGATCAAATGAATCAATCGTACCTGCAAGGTGTGTCTGAGCTGACTTCATCCCGCAGGACCGGAATGACGCTGAGCACCCCGGCACCGCGCTACGGTCCCACAAAATCACGAAAGACCACGCCGAACATCAGCCAGGCCATCAGCAACGTCAGCACCAGATTCAGTGACTGCCCGCACAGATACAGAACCAGCGGCTTTCCGCCACGAAGGTGCGGTGCCAGTTCGCGATAGTCCGTGTCCAGCCCGATGCTGACAAACGCAAGGCAGAAGAACCAGCCGCGGAATGTTTTCGTCACATCCCCGACCATCGCGTCAATAAGTTCCGGGCCGCCGCTGACAGTCGCATGGACGGCCGAAAACACAATCGATGCCAGTACAAATCCGATCACGAATTTCGGAAACCGATACCAGATTTCCATGACGCTGGGCTTTGGTCCGGAAGGGTCGCGTTCCACGAACGTGACCCAGTACACCGCGACACAGAATGCCGTGACACCGATCAGGATGTTCTGGATCATCTTCACGGTCGTCGCGACTTCCAGCGCCCGATTGCGCGGCTTTCCGCCGGGAACGTCGCCTGCCACTGTCGCGTCGGGTTTGAACATTTCTCCCGCGGCGGCGACGGCCCCCGTCGAATCAATGGTGCCTCCCATCCACGCGCCGCCGATGGTTTCGTCCATTCCGACCGCCAGAATAACGCGAGGCATCACGACCATCATGATGACAGTGAACGAAAGTGACATACCGATCGCCAGCGAGAGTTCTTCCTTCTTCGCTTTACACGCCGCCGCCGTTGCGATCGCGGCCGAAACTCCACACACGGACATGTCGGCGGAAATCACCATGTTCAGGGAACGGGATTCCATCTTCAGCACCTTCTGTCCGAAGATGTAGGTGCTGACAAGAACCACCGGCGTGACCACCCACGCCACAAACACTCCCGGAATCCCCAGCGCCAGCAGGCGGCTCATCAGGACCTCCGCGCCGAAGATCACCAGACCGGTCTTGATGTAGAATTCCGTCATGACCGCCGGTTTCAGAAACGCGGGCGTCCCGATCGTGTTGCTGATCGCCAGGCCCACCAGCAGAGCCCACAGGGCGTATTCCAGATTGAAGTCCCTGGCGACCGTCTGTCCCGCCATCACGTACGCCACCGTTGCCAGCAGGAAGACAATCGGAAACGCAATCAGAAACGCGCCGCCCGATCTGCCGCGAAGCTGCGTGACTGCGCCGAACAGCACTGCGATGACCGCGAAGACTCCCAGGGTCCCCGGCAGAGTGTTGACTGCCTTCCTGCCTTCCTGAGCCGATTTGCAAAACGCCTCGACCGGATTTCTGTGCCAGGAACCGGGCTTGGCCACCCACCGCTTGAACGGACTGCTGAGTGTGACTGCTTCGCCCGCGGCGATGGCTTCGGAAAAGTTGTCCGGGCGGCTGAGCCAAACCGACAGAAACGCGACGACCAGCAGCAGGCACGCGCAGATCACGGCCCACCAGTCTTCGTGCAGTCGTTCCGCAAACGGTCGCGTGACCGGAACGGCGGCGGTGGTCTGTTTCGAAGTCTCTTCTGCTTGTTCGTCGCTGTTCATGCTCTATCTTGCGTTGGCGGCTGGTGACGTGGTTTGCGGTTGACGGAGTATGCGAACTGGCAAAGTCAGCAGCAACCATCAACAGCGAGCCGTGTTTGATGGCGCGGCTTGTTGTTCTGCGTGACTTCTCAGAAGCACGTGGTTCGGGAAGGCAGGGTTGCTGCCGAGCGGCGCTGGCGAATTGGCGTCCGACGTGACAGAGGCTCGGCAGGAGCCTCGCCCTCCCGTCCACATTGCGATTGTCGATCAAACCCGATTCGAATTGCCGTCAGGCTGCCTTACAGGAAACAGCATTCGTGAAGATTGAAGATGCGTGGAACAGTCGTCCGGCGATTGAGCAGATTCAGTCGCAGCGACTTGTCGAACTGCTGCAGGCCATTGTGCCTCGCAATCGGTTCTACACCTCGAAGTTTCAATCCGCCGGCATTGATATCGCCGACGTTCGGTCCGTCGCGGACCTGCCGCAGCTTCCGGTGACCATCAAGCAGGAACTGGTCGACAGTCAGACTCAGCAGCCGCCGTACGGAGCCAACGTGACGTATCCGTCGAACCGTTACACGCGGCTGCACCAGACGTCGGGCACGACGGGCCGGCCGATGCGCTGGCTGGACACAGCGGAAAGCTGGAACTGGATCATGGAATGCTGGCGGCAGATCTATCTGCTGGCGGGGCTGAAGTCCGACGACCGGTTGTTCTTTCCGTTTTCGTTCGGTCCGTTCATCGGCTTCTGGGCGGCGTTTGAAGGAGCGTCGCGGCTGGGGAATTTCGTGATCGCCGGCGGAGGCATGACGACTCAGATCCGGCTGCAGGCGATGATCGAAAACGAAGCCACCGTCGTCTGCTGCACTCCCACGTATGCTCTTCGGATGGCGGAAGTCGCGGCTGCCGAAAACATCGATCTGCAGGAAAGCAGCGTACGAATGCTGATCGTCGCCGGCGAACCCGGGGGAGCGATCCCGGCGACTCGCGGCCGCATCGAACAGGCCTGGGATGCGCGTGTCATCGACCACTGGGGCATGACGGAGATCGCGTCACTGGGAGTCGAAAGCGAAGATCGTTCCGGCGGAATGTATCTGCTGGAAACTGAAGTCATCGCGGAAATCGTCGATCCGGAAACTCTGCGGCCCGTGGCCGCCAACGAAACAGGAGAACTGCTGGTGACGAATCTGGGACGGATCGGATCGCCGCTGATTCGCTATCGAACCGGCGACCTGGTCCGTGCTTCAACCGACCCGGATCCGACCGGTCGGGAACTGTTGTGGCTGCCGGACGGAATTCTGGGCCGGTCCGACGACATGGTGATTGTGCGAGGCAACAACGTGTTTCCCAGCAGCGTGGAAGCCGTGCTGCGGGAATTTGATGACGTCGCGGAATTCCGAATCGACGTCAGCGTCGTGCGCGCGATGAACGAACTGCAGATCACTATCGAACCGATTCCGGAAGCTTGCGACCGAGCGCCGCAGTTGGCGGCCACCGTGAAGGATGCGTTGCGCCACCGTCTGGGCTTCGTCTGCGAGGTTGTGACAGTGCCGGTTGGTGAACTGCCGCGGTTTGAACTCAAGGGCCGCCGGTTTCATCGCAAAGGCGGCTGACCAGTCATCAACTGCTCGCGCTGCGGTAGTAGTTCAGCGACCAGCGGAACACGATCCTCGCCAGCAGCAGACCAATCAGTGCCGCGGCCGCCGCGACGACGGCCCAGTGATGCTGTTCCAGTGTGCCCACGACAATGCGAGCCGGCACGGTGATCACCAGCAGAATGGGAATCACATACGAAAACGAAAACTGCAGCACTTCGCCGCCTTCGATCTGAGCCGGGTCACGGCCGTCGTAGATGCTGCGGGGATAGCGCGCGAACACCGTGATGTAGAACCAGAAATCGTACAGTCCCTGATTGCGTCCCAGCCAGATGCTGGCACAGGCCGTCACCAGCATCATCGAATAGAAGAACATGACACCCACGCCGACGAATGCCAGATACGTGATCGTCTGAGCGACAGAAACCGGCTCGCCGATCCGATACAGCGACAGCAGCAGCAGTCCCAGAGCGAGCATGATCTGACCGATCATCGCCAGGTTGATCCGTTCCAGCGAAACCAGAAACTGCGTATCGATCGGCTTCAGCAGCGCGAAGTCCAGCCGGCCGGTGCGAATCTGTTCGCTCAGGTTCGCACAATTCGGCATGAAGAACGTTTCGACAATGCCGTTAATCAGCATGCCGGTCGCCATGAAGGCAAAGTACTGGTCGCGAGTCCAGCCGTTAATCTGCGGAACTCGCGCAAAGATGATCTCAAACAGCGCGAGCTGTGCGAAGAACCAGAATGCTCGCGTGATGAGCTGGATCAGGAAATTCGCCTGAAACATCATCTCGCGGATCAGCGAATTCCGGCAGAAGGTTGTGAAAACGCGAACGTAGTGCATGATGCTCCATCCTGAATCCGCGCCACTCTACCGGAAACACATCACATGGTCATCGTCGTCGCCACGATCTCACTGAAGCCTGGAACCCGGGACTTGTTCCTGACCGAATTTCGCAGGATTGTCCCCGAAGTTCTGAACGAAGCCGGCTGCATCGAATACGGCCCGACCATTGATGCGGCGACCGATATTCCCAACCAGAACGTTGACGCCGATCGGGTAACGATTGTCGAAAAGTGGGAATCCGTCGCAGCGCTGCAAGCCCACCTGCAGGCTCCGCACATGCTGGAGTATCGTCCGAAGGTGAAGGACTTCGTGACGGCGTCCGAACTGCGAGTGCTGGAATCAGCGTAACGGCGAAACGCTGATCTGATTGCTCGTGGCGAAATGTCAGGCTTTGAAATTTCAGATTTCAAATTTCAGATTTCAGATTTGAAATCTGACCCCTGAATCCTGACCCCTCACATCTCCGACATCACATCCGCTATCGCGCCGTCCAGCCGCCGTCGACGGTAACCATGCTGCCGGTCATGAAGCTGCCGGCGGCGCTGGCCAGCAGAATCGCGGCTCCCTGAATCTCCTCAAGTTCGCCCCAGCGTTCCTGAGCGACCGCGCCGATGATGAATTTCCGCGCTTCCTCCGTGTCGGCGATCGGAACGTTCATGGGAGTCAGAAACGGTCCGGGACAGATGGCGTTGCACGTGATGCCGAAGCGGGCCAGCTCCAGACCCAGTCCGCGAGTCATCTGCACGACGGCTCCCTTGCTGGACGTGTATGGCGAGCGGTTGGCCAGTCCGACCAGCCCCAGTGTGCTGGCCATGTTGATGATGCGGCCGTAACCTGCCTTTTTCATGTGTGGCACGACGGCTTTGCAGCACAGCCAGATACCGTCGACGTTGGTTTTCTGCACCTTCTGAAAGTCTTCGTAGGCCACGTCTTCAATGCTGCCGCGAATGTTGATTCCCGCATTGTTGATCAGAATGTCAATGCGTCCGAACTTTTCAATGACGGCTGCCACCACGCGATTGACGTCTGCGGGAACGGACACGTCGCCCGCCAGAGCGATCGCAGTCACGCCAAATCCGTCGGCAATCTCCGCGGCCACTGCGTTTCCTTCGTCGGCATTCCGACTGACAATCGCAATGTTCGCGCCGGCCGACGCAAGTCCCGCCGCCATCGCCGCGCCAAGCCCCTTGGAACCGCCGGTGACCAGTGCCACTCGATCGTGAAGGTCAAACTGTTTGATTCCCGGAAGAGATTTCAGCGGTTTGGCGTCGGGCATGTCAGATGGTTCCAATCATGAAATTCAGTAACAGGGTCTTTACGAATGTGAGCAATGCAGTGTCCGGATCGACGTCGCTCTGCTTATGCGTCCGGCGGATGAGAATCTACCTGTGTGGAGCAGTGATGGCTTCACCCTCCCGCTGAAGCGGGAGGGTAAAATCTCACCCGCCGCTCGTCTCAAGCCGCGGGCTGCAGAGAAGCACTGCAGTTTTGCAAAGCTGCCGCGAATCGGCGAGGCACTACACTAACGTTCCGCCTGCCAGGTCACCACGCTTCCGCCGGAGAATCGCTGAATCGTTCCGGCGGCGGTCTCCAGCACGAGCGCACCGTCTTCGTCGATTCCGCGACAGGTTCCGGCATGTTGCCGGTCACCGGTCTGCAGAACCAGCTCGCGTCCGTTCAGAATGCTGGCGGCGTTGGCTTCCGACAGCACCGCGGCAGGCGACCGGGAAAGACGCTGCTTCAAAGACGTCAATTCTGCCACGATCGCTATTAGTACGGCGGTCAGATCCTGGTGCTGTCCGGTGAGGTCGAACACCGACGCGGCTCGCTGCCGCACTTCCATCGGCGCGGGAGACAGCGAATTGTTGACGTTCACACCGATGCCAATGATGACGCCGCACCGGTCACCCGCGTTGTGCTGTTCAGCAAGGATTCCGCAAATCTTTTGCTCACCGACCAGGACATCGTTCGGCCACTTAATCGCGGTCGTTCGGTTCGGGACCAGCGGCGCGACGGCGTTGCGCACGGCCAGACCGGTCAGCAGAGAAATCATCGCTCGACGTTCCACCGGCAGATCCATCGACTCCGCGTCGAGCACGATCGAAAACGTGAGTGCTCCGGCGGTCGACCACCACTGATTGCTGCCCCGTCCGCGCCCCGCCGTTTGATTGGCCGTCAACACCAGAGCAGGCGCTACTTCCAGCAGCGGCTTCAGCAGCGAGACGGCCAGGCGATTCGTCGATTCCAGCGTCTCGTGATATTCGACATGACGAATACCCGTCTGCCGGCAAATGAGTGGCAGATCAAACGGCGGCACGGGAAGTTCTCTGACCGTAGTCGTCATGCTTGCCAACCGACGGATCATTCATGGCCGGAATCTGAAGCACGGGAACCGAGTCCCGAAGCTCGCGTCGCGGCGTGTGAGGAAGCTCATTCGTCATGCCGTTGCCAGATTCTGCAGCCGATGGACGACGCTGATGATGCGTCCGGCGGCTTCTTCAATTTCTTCGGACGTGTTGAGAATACTGAGCGAAAACCGCACCGACGACCGGCAGATGTCCGGCGGGCAACCCATCGCCAGCAGTGCCGGAGCAGGCTCTGCCGAGCCGCTCGCACAGGTGCTGCCCAGCGAACAGGCGATGCCTTCCAGATCCAGATTCACCAGCAGCGCTTCTCCATCTATTCCGGGAAAGGCGATGGACAGTGTGTTCGGCAGTCGGCGAGCATCGATTCCGTGAACGACTGATCCGTCGCATTCGGTCAGCAAGCGGTGCTGCAGGCTGTCGCGCATTTCGGACAGCCGATGATTTCGTTCGTGAGATTGAGCGTCAAAAATTTCGAGAGCCTCCGCCATGCCGGCGATCAGTGCGACGGGTTCCGTTCCGGCTCGCCGGCCGGATTCCTGATGACCGCCTTCCAGCAGCGGCGGAAGCTGAACTCCGCGACGCAGCAGCAGACCGCCGATGCCTCGCGGACCGTGGAACTTATGAGCCCCAAATGCCAGCGCCGTGGCCTTCAGTTCCCGGAAGTTGACCGGGATCTTGCCGGCCGCCTGAACCGCGTCGACCAGCAGCGGAACGCGATGTTCCAGGCAGCGGTCCGCCAGCGGTTTCAGGTCCTGAATGACTCCCGTTTCGTTGTGGGCCAGAATCACGGTGACCAGTTTCAGGTCCTGCCACGGCAGATCGTCGAACTGACCGCTGACCAGCAGTCCTCGTGAATCAACGTCCAGGAGGACCTGCGTGAATCCATTCTGGCAAGCTCGTTCGCAGGCCCGGACCGTGGCCGGATGTTCGCCGGCAGTGTGAGCGATCGTGCCTTTGCGTCCGAGCGTCAGGCCGTAGACGGCGGCGTTGATCGCTTCCGTACCGCCGCTGGTGACGATGACTTCTTCCGGCTCGGAGCCAAGCACTCGTGCGATCGTGTCACGGCTTTCGTTCAGAACAGTGCGGGCATCGCGGCCGAACGAATGCTGGCTGCCGGGGTTGGCAAACGCGTTTCGCCACGCGTTGTCCATCGCGGTGATCACTTCCGGCAGCAGCGGTGTGGTGGCGTTGTTGTCCAGATAAATTCGGGAAGGCATGTGTCTGACGTCACGCGGAATTGCGGTTGATAAGGTCAGCGGGCAGAGTATCCGCGCGACTCGGCAGCGTCTACGTTCACCGTCGCAGCCTCGGGATGATGATCGCCGCGACGTGGCCGAAGACCCGCCCGCGAATCGATTGCCAGTGCCGACTTTGAGACATCAAACGACTCGTCAAAGCGCGGTGGACGCGACGGCGGGAGGCGGTTAGTCTCAGGCCGTCGACTGGTTTTGATCCGCCGGACTGTTGCCCGAATCCTTCGCAACGAACCTGTTCAGGAAGCTGCCCGCGTCCCATGCACTTTGACGAAAGTTCCATTCTGCCGCCGTCCTCCAGATCACTGGAAAGTCTGCACGATGTCTGCCAGGCCGTCGATCAGGGCACGGCTCGCCATGAAGCCGAATGGATCAAGCTTCGGCGGCAGATGCATTGTGCTCCCGAACCCAGCGGCGCGGAGATTGAAACCAGCCGGTTGATTCTGCAGCGGCTGCAGGTCGCCGGGATGAAGGCTCACATTCCGGATCGCCGAGTCGGTGTGATCGCCGATCTGGTACTGGGTGACGCCGACGAGCACTCGCCCGTGATCGCTCTTCGAGCCGACATCGACGCTCTGCGAATGACCGACCAGAAGACGGTGTCGTATTCGTCGAATCGGGAGGGGCTGGCTCATACCTGCGGCCATGATGT encodes:
- a CDS encoding cysteine desulfurase family protein, yielding MPSRIYLDNNATTPLLPEVITAMDNAWRNAFANPGSQHSFGRDARTVLNESRDTIARVLGSEPEEVIVTSGGTEAINAAVYGLTLGRKGTIAHTAGEHPATVRACERACQNGFTQVLLDVDSRGLLVSGQFDDLPWQDLKLVTVILAHNETGVIQDLKPLADRCLEHRVPLLVDAVQAAGKIPVNFRELKATALAFGAHKFHGPRGIGGLLLRRGVQLPPLLEGGHQESGRRAGTEPVALIAGMAEALEIFDAQSHERNHRLSEMRDSLQHRLLTECDGSVVHGIDARRLPNTLSIAFPGIDGEALLVNLDLEGIACSLGSTCASGSAEPAPALLAMGCPPDICRSSVRFSLSILNTSEEIEEAAGRIISVVHRLQNLATA